A window of Bradyrhizobium sp. AZCC 1610 contains these coding sequences:
- a CDS encoding electron transfer flavoprotein subunit alpha/FixB family protein — protein MTTLLIAEHNNASIKDATNKALTAAAALGTDVHVLVAGENAKAAADAAAKLAGVTKVLLADNAAYAHDLAEPLAALIVSLAPGYDAFVAPATSRFKNVMPRVAALLDVMQVSEIIKVVSPDTFERPIYAGNAIQTVKSKDAKKVITVRTSTFAAAGDGGSAPVENAAAAADPGLSSFVGEEVAKSDRPELTSAKIIVSGGRAMQSRENFAKYIEPLADKLGAGVGASRAAVDAGYAPNDWQVGQTGKVVAPELYVAIGISGAIQHLAGMKDSKVIVAINKDEDAPIFQVADYGLVADLYQAVPELTEALGKLGK, from the coding sequence ATGACGACGCTATTGATTGCCGAACACAATAACGCGTCGATCAAGGACGCCACCAACAAGGCGCTGACGGCGGCCGCCGCACTCGGCACCGACGTGCACGTGCTGGTCGCCGGCGAAAACGCCAAGGCGGCGGCTGATGCCGCGGCCAAGCTCGCCGGCGTGACGAAGGTGCTGCTCGCGGATAACGCCGCCTACGCCCATGACCTCGCCGAACCGCTGGCCGCGCTGATCGTGTCGCTGGCTCCCGGTTATGACGCCTTCGTCGCGCCCGCGACCTCGCGCTTCAAGAATGTGATGCCGCGTGTGGCAGCGCTGCTCGACGTGATGCAGGTGTCTGAGATCATCAAGGTGGTCTCGCCTGACACCTTCGAGCGGCCGATCTATGCCGGCAACGCGATCCAGACGGTGAAATCAAAGGACGCCAAGAAGGTCATCACCGTGCGGACCTCGACTTTTGCCGCGGCCGGCGACGGCGGCAGCGCGCCGGTCGAGAACGCCGCCGCGGCGGCCGATCCGGGCCTCTCCAGCTTCGTCGGCGAGGAAGTCGCCAAGAGCGACCGGCCGGAACTGACTTCGGCCAAGATCATCGTCTCCGGCGGCCGCGCCATGCAGAGCCGCGAGAATTTTGCCAAATATATCGAGCCGCTCGCCGACAAGCTCGGCGCCGGCGTCGGCGCCTCGCGCGCCGCGGTCGATGCTGGCTACGCGCCTAACGACTGGCAGGTCGGCCAGACCGGCAAGGTGGTGGCGCCGGAACTATATGTCGCGATCGGCATCTCCGGTGCGATCCAGCATCTCGCCGGCATGAAGGATTCCAAGGTAATCGTTGCGATCAACAAGGATGAAGACGCGCCGATCTTCCAGGTTGCCGATTACGGCCTGGTGGCGGACCTCTATCAGGCGGTTCCTGAACTGACCGAGGCGCTCGGCAAGCTCGGGAAGTAA
- a CDS encoding 3-hydroxybutyryl-CoA dehydrogenase, which yields MAVTIKKVGVIGSGQMGNGIAHVAALAGFDVVLNDVSDERLKSAMATINGHLSRQVAKQTITEDARKKALARITSTETLDGLADCDLVIESAVEKEEVKRKIFHELCSVLKPEAIIATNSSSISITRLASSTDRPERFIGIHFMNPVPAMELVELIRGIATDDLTFDTAKEFVTRMGKQIAVSEDFPAFIVNRILLPMINEAIYTLYEGVGNVEAIDAAMKLGAHHPMGPLELADFIGLDTCLSIMQVLHEGLADSKYRPCPLLVKYVEAGWLGRKTQRGFYDYRGDKPVPTR from the coding sequence ATGGCGGTGACAATCAAGAAGGTCGGCGTGATCGGCTCGGGCCAGATGGGCAACGGCATCGCGCATGTGGCGGCGCTCGCCGGTTTCGATGTGGTGCTCAACGACGTCTCCGACGAACGGCTGAAATCGGCGATGGCGACCATCAACGGCCATTTGTCGCGCCAGGTTGCCAAGCAGACCATCACCGAGGACGCGCGCAAAAAGGCACTCGCCCGGATTACCTCCACCGAGACGCTGGATGGTTTGGCGGACTGCGACCTCGTAATCGAGAGCGCGGTCGAAAAGGAAGAGGTCAAGCGCAAGATCTTTCACGAGCTCTGCTCGGTGCTGAAGCCCGAAGCGATCATCGCTACCAACTCCTCCTCGATCTCGATCACGCGGCTCGCCTCCTCGACCGATCGTCCCGAGCGCTTCATCGGCATTCATTTCATGAATCCGGTGCCAGCGATGGAACTGGTCGAGCTGATCCGCGGCATCGCCACCGACGATTTGACGTTCGACACCGCGAAGGAATTCGTCACCCGGATGGGCAAGCAGATTGCCGTATCCGAGGATTTCCCCGCCTTCATCGTCAACCGCATCCTGCTGCCGATGATCAACGAGGCGATCTACACGCTCTATGAGGGCGTCGGGAACGTCGAGGCGATCGACGCCGCCATGAAGCTCGGCGCGCATCACCCGATGGGGCCTTTGGAACTCGCCGACTTCATCGGCCTCGACACCTGCCTGTCGATCATGCAGGTGCTGCACGAGGGGCTGGCGGATTCGAAGTACCGGCCGTGTCCGTTGCTGGTGAAATATGTCGAGGCCGGCTGGCTCGGCCGCAAGACGCAGCGCGGCTTCTACGACTACCGCGGCGACAAGCCGGTCCCGACGCGGTAG
- a CDS encoding putative motility protein codes for MDMMAMVSSMLAMQAAGTQQQIQTSIIKQNADAEKAAVQTLLGTPSTANLAPGVGGNLNIAA; via the coding sequence ATGGATATGATGGCGATGGTATCGAGCATGCTCGCGATGCAGGCGGCGGGTACGCAGCAGCAGATCCAGACCTCGATCATCAAACAGAACGCGGATGCCGAGAAGGCCGCGGTCCAGACGCTCTTGGGCACGCCCTCGACGGCCAATCTCGCCCCCGGTGTCGGCGGCAATCTCAATATTGCGGCCTGA
- the tlpA gene encoding thiol:disulfide interchange protein TlpA, with protein sequence MPEISPPRPAATRRIPLAIGAVAAVGVIGLGAFYGLGGFKRAGGDPICRGAVELARKIAPLAHGEVAALTMATVPLRLPDLAFEDAAGKPRKLSEWRGKTVLVNLWATWCVPCRKEMPALDSLQAKLGGKDFEVVAVNIDTRDPEKPKNFLKEANLTRLGYFADSKAKVFQDLKSIGKALGMPTSVLVDSQGCEIANLAGPAEWASDDAIKLIKAAMEPVKAGP encoded by the coding sequence ATGCCCGAAATTTCCCCGCCCCGCCCGGCCGCGACGCGCCGGATCCCGCTCGCCATCGGTGCGGTGGCGGCTGTGGGCGTGATCGGATTAGGCGCGTTTTACGGGCTCGGCGGCTTCAAACGCGCTGGCGGCGATCCCATCTGTAGGGGAGCGGTTGAACTTGCCCGCAAGATCGCGCCGCTGGCGCATGGCGAGGTGGCGGCGCTGACCATGGCGACGGTGCCCTTGCGGCTCCCCGACCTCGCTTTTGAGGATGCCGCGGGCAAGCCAAGAAAACTGTCGGAATGGCGCGGCAAGACCGTGCTGGTGAACCTGTGGGCCACCTGGTGCGTGCCCTGTCGTAAGGAAATGCCGGCGCTCGACAGCCTGCAGGCCAAGCTCGGCGGCAAGGATTTCGAGGTGGTCGCCGTCAATATCGACACCCGTGATCCCGAGAAGCCGAAAAACTTCCTCAAAGAGGCCAACCTGACCAGGCTTGGCTATTTCGCCGACTCAAAAGCCAAGGTTTTTCAAGACCTTAAGAGCATAGGCAAGGCCCTGGGGATGCCAACCTCGGTGCTGGTCGACAGCCAGGGCTGCGAGATCGCCAACCTTGCCGGTCCCGCCGAATGGGCCAGCGACGACGCGATCAAGCTGATCAAGGCCGCGATGGAGCCGGTAAAGGCCGGGCCTTAG
- the argH gene encoding argininosuccinate lyase, translating into MSNKMWGGRFTERPDAIMEEINVSIDVDRHLYAQDIAASKAHAAMLAAQGIITASDAKNIGKGLDTILSEIEKGAFDFKRALEDIHMNVESRLSELIGPAAGRLHTARSRNDQVATDFRLYVRDTIDKTDAALAAFQHALAERALEHAATVMPGFTHLQTAQPVTFGHHLLAYVEMAARDRGRFADARKRLNESPLGAAALAGTSFPIDRTATAKALGFDRPMANSLDAVSDRDFVLETLSAASIAAVHMSRFAEEIVIWTSPLVGLVRLSDKFTTGSSIMPQKRNPDAAELVRAKTGRVIGALNGLLIVMKGLPLAYQKDMQEDKQGAMEAFGALSLAIRAMTGMVIDLVPDEARMKAAAGEGYATATDLADWLVRTLKMPFRDAHHVTGRIVGLASKQGVALHELPLQAMQEVEPKITADALRVLSVEASVKSRTSYGGTAPKNVLSQAKAWLRRLEKERKLG; encoded by the coding sequence ATGAGCAACAAGATGTGGGGCGGCCGGTTCACCGAGCGTCCCGATGCGATCATGGAGGAAATCAACGTCTCGATCGATGTCGACCGTCACCTCTATGCCCAGGACATCGCCGCGTCCAAGGCCCACGCGGCGATGCTGGCCGCGCAAGGCATTATCACGGCGAGTGATGCGAAAAATATCGGCAAGGGTCTAGACACGATTTTGTCAGAAATCGAGAAGGGCGCGTTCGACTTCAAGCGCGCGCTCGAAGACATCCATATGAACGTCGAGAGCCGGCTTTCCGAACTGATCGGGCCGGCCGCGGGACGGCTGCACACCGCACGCTCGCGCAACGACCAGGTCGCGACCGATTTCCGGCTCTATGTTCGCGACACGATCGACAAGACGGATGCGGCGCTGGCCGCCTTCCAGCATGCGCTGGCGGAGCGCGCGCTGGAACATGCCGCGACCGTGATGCCGGGCTTCACCCACCTGCAGACCGCCCAGCCCGTCACCTTCGGGCATCATCTGCTCGCCTATGTCGAGATGGCCGCGCGCGACCGCGGCCGGTTTGCCGATGCGCGGAAGCGGCTGAACGAATCGCCGCTCGGGGCTGCGGCGCTGGCCGGAACCTCGTTTCCGATCGACCGCACGGCGACCGCGAAAGCGCTCGGCTTCGACCGGCCGATGGCCAATTCGCTGGACGCGGTATCGGACCGCGACTTCGTGCTGGAAACCCTGTCTGCGGCCTCGATCGCGGCCGTGCACATGTCGCGCTTCGCCGAGGAAATCGTGATCTGGACCTCGCCGCTGGTCGGCCTGGTGCGGCTCTCCGACAAGTTCACCACCGGCTCCTCGATCATGCCGCAGAAGCGCAATCCCGATGCGGCCGAACTGGTGCGCGCCAAGACCGGCCGGGTGATCGGCGCGCTCAACGGTCTCCTGATCGTGATGAAGGGGCTGCCGCTCGCCTATCAAAAGGACATGCAGGAGGACAAACAGGGCGCAATGGAGGCGTTCGGTGCGCTCTCGCTCGCGATCCGGGCGATGACCGGCATGGTCATCGATCTCGTCCCCGACGAGGCGCGGATGAAGGCTGCCGCCGGCGAGGGCTATGCCACCGCCACCGATCTGGCCGACTGGCTGGTGCGGACGCTGAAAATGCCGTTCCGCGACGCGCATCACGTCACCGGGCGCATCGTGGGCCTCGCGTCGAAGCAGGGCGTGGCGCTGCACGAACTGCCGCTGCAGGCGATGCAGGAAGTTGAGCCGAAGATTACGGCGGACGCCCTGCGCGTGCTATCGGTGGAAGCTTCCGTCAAGAGCCGGACCAGCTATGGCGGCACCGCGCCGAAGAACGTGCTTTCCCAGGCCAAAGCCTGGCTGAGGCGGCTGGAAAAAGAGCGAAAATTGGGCTGA
- the lptM gene encoding LPS translocon maturation chaperone LptM, with product MISNYRPSSSGWAIILLSVTALALGGCGRKGGLDLPPNAASQAQPTSDTEAERAAQPGVFNSTYGSEAGPSAPKGGKKKFVLDPLLD from the coding sequence GTGATCAGTAACTACCGCCCGTCATCGTCGGGATGGGCCATCATCTTGTTGAGCGTAACCGCGCTCGCGCTCGGGGGCTGCGGACGCAAGGGCGGGCTCGACCTGCCGCCGAACGCGGCGTCACAGGCGCAACCCACGTCGGACACCGAGGCCGAGCGCGCCGCGCAGCCCGGCGTCTTCAATTCGACCTACGGATCCGAGGCTGGCCCCAGCGCCCCCAAGGGCGGCAAGAAGAAATTCGTTCTCGATCCGCTGCTGGACTGA
- the lysA gene encoding diaminopimelate decarboxylase, with protein sequence MNHFDYRNGVLHAEAVNLSELADAVGTPFYCYSTATLERHYRVFTEAFAGEKTLVCYAMKANSNQSVLRTLAKLGAGADVVSGGELKRALAAGIPPSKILFSGVGKTEPELRAALAADVLCINVESEPELELLSKLAVETGKTARISLRVNPDVDAGTHAKIATGKSENKFGIPIERAREVYALAAKLPGIEVTGTDMHIGSQITDLSKMETAFRILSDFVLTLRADGHNISHIDFGGGLGIPYHADREAPPLPSAYAAMVKRVTHNLGCTLMFEPGRMIVGNAGILVSRVIYVKPGEAKNFVIIDAAMNDLIRPTLYEAHHDIVPIREAAKGARTIMADVVGPVCETGDYLALDRNLPEPRAGDLIAIMTAGAYGAVQSGFYNTRPLVPEVLVKDDQYAVVRPRIEVEELIAMDKPAPWL encoded by the coding sequence ATGAATCATTTTGATTATCGCAACGGCGTGCTGCACGCCGAGGCCGTCAACCTGTCCGAACTCGCGGATGCCGTCGGCACGCCGTTCTATTGCTATTCGACGGCGACGCTGGAGCGTCACTACCGCGTCTTCACCGAGGCCTTTGCCGGCGAGAAGACGCTGGTCTGCTACGCCATGAAGGCGAACTCCAACCAGTCGGTGCTGCGTACGCTGGCGAAACTCGGGGCCGGGGCCGACGTGGTATCCGGCGGCGAGTTGAAGCGCGCGCTGGCGGCGGGTATTCCGCCGAGCAAGATCCTGTTCTCGGGCGTCGGCAAGACCGAGCCAGAACTGCGTGCAGCGCTGGCGGCCGACGTTCTCTGCATCAACGTCGAGTCCGAGCCCGAACTGGAACTGCTGTCGAAGCTCGCGGTCGAGACCGGCAAGACCGCGCGGATTTCGTTGCGGGTCAATCCGGATGTCGATGCCGGCACCCACGCCAAGATCGCCACCGGAAAATCCGAAAACAAGTTCGGCATTCCGATCGAGCGGGCGCGCGAGGTCTATGCCCTCGCGGCAAAGCTGCCGGGCATCGAGGTGACCGGCACCGACATGCATATCGGCAGCCAGATCACTGATCTCTCCAAGATGGAAACCGCGTTCCGGATTCTTTCCGATTTCGTGCTGACGCTGCGCGCCGACGGACACAACATCTCCCACATCGATTTCGGCGGCGGGCTCGGCATCCCCTATCACGCCGACCGCGAAGCGCCGCCGCTGCCGTCCGCCTACGCCGCGATGGTCAAGCGGGTGACGCACAATCTCGGCTGCACGCTGATGTTCGAGCCCGGGCGGATGATCGTCGGCAATGCCGGCATCCTCGTCTCCCGCGTCATTTATGTGAAGCCGGGCGAGGCGAAAAACTTCGTCATCATCGACGCCGCGATGAACGACCTGATACGGCCGACGCTCTACGAAGCCCATCACGACATCGTGCCGATCCGCGAGGCGGCGAAGGGCGCGCGAACGATCATGGCCGACGTCGTCGGTCCGGTCTGCGAAACCGGCGACTATCTCGCCCTCGATCGCAACCTGCCCGAACCCAGGGCCGGCGATCTCATCGCCATCATGACCGCCGGCGCCTACGGCGCGGTGCAGTCCGGTTTCTACAATACGCGGCCTTTGGTGCCGGAAGTCCTCGTCAAGGACGACCAGTACGCCGTGGTGCGCCCGCGCATCGAGGTCGAGGAACTGATCGCGATGGACAAGCCGGCGCCCTGGCTGTGA
- a CDS encoding DUF4167 domain-containing protein, whose protein sequence is MAGAARPRSRPARRNESSGFPGSQAKSAQSAERNYERYLALARAELLRGDRIAAENYFQHAEHYFRSMSKNAN, encoded by the coding sequence ATGGCCGGTGCAGCGCGGCCACGATCCCGGCCCGCCCGGAGAAATGAATCTTCCGGGTTCCCTGGCTCTCAGGCGAAGAGTGCTCAGAGCGCAGAGAGAAACTATGAACGCTATCTGGCCTTGGCCCGCGCTGAACTTCTGAGGGGAGACCGGATCGCAGCGGAGAATTATTTCCAGCATGCCGAGCACTATTTCCGGTCGATGTCGAAGAATGCGAATTAG
- a CDS encoding NAD(P)-dependent oxidoreductase produces MEIGFIGLGKMGFPMARRLIEAKHQLTVFDTRKEVVDQLVALGAQAASSPKDVADRCETVLASLPSLQASLDVATGGAAGVIEGKRVRRFVDLSTVGSQMATRIHGLLAAKNIVQIDSPVSGGVGGAEKGTLAVMASGPRADYEAVKPALDVIGKVFFIGEKPGSAQTMKLANNFLSATAMVATSEAVVMGVKAGLDPAVMIDVINAGSGLNTASRDKFPRSVLPRSFDFGFATGLMVKDVRLALAEMKSLGLSMEVAEAVGRLWEVIIRDEGPESDFTAAIKPIEKAAGVVVGGAKGDHAAK; encoded by the coding sequence ATGGAAATCGGATTCATCGGCCTCGGGAAGATGGGTTTTCCGATGGCGCGACGCCTGATCGAGGCCAAGCACCAGCTCACCGTGTTCGATACGCGGAAGGAAGTCGTCGACCAACTGGTCGCGCTCGGCGCGCAGGCCGCATCGTCGCCCAAGGACGTCGCCGACCGTTGCGAGACCGTCCTGGCGAGCCTACCCTCGCTGCAAGCTTCACTCGATGTTGCGACCGGCGGCGCCGCTGGGGTGATCGAGGGCAAGCGCGTCAGGCGCTTCGTCGATCTTTCCACCGTCGGTTCGCAGATGGCCACACGGATTCACGGCCTGCTGGCTGCGAAGAACATCGTGCAGATCGACAGTCCCGTGAGCGGCGGCGTCGGCGGCGCCGAGAAGGGAACGTTGGCGGTGATGGCCTCCGGCCCGCGTGCCGACTATGAGGCGGTAAAGCCGGCGCTCGACGTGATCGGAAAAGTGTTCTTCATCGGCGAAAAGCCCGGCTCGGCGCAGACGATGAAACTTGCCAACAACTTCCTCTCCGCAACCGCGATGGTGGCGACGTCGGAAGCCGTGGTGATGGGCGTCAAGGCGGGGCTCGATCCGGCCGTGATGATCGACGTCATCAATGCCGGTTCGGGACTGAACACCGCCAGCCGCGACAAGTTTCCGCGCTCGGTGCTGCCGCGCAGCTTCGATTTCGGCTTCGCCACCGGCTTGATGGTGAAGGATGTGCGGCTCGCGCTGGCGGAGATGAAATCGCTGGGGCTGTCGATGGAAGTCGCCGAAGCGGTCGGACGCTTGTGGGAGGTCATCATCCGCGACGAGGGTCCGGAGTCGGATTTCACCGCCGCGATCAAGCCGATCGAAAAGGCGGCGGGCGTGGTGGTCGGCGGGGCAAAGGGCGATCACGCGGCGAAGTGA
- a CDS encoding carboxymuconolactone decarboxylase family protein, whose translation MDQKTHDKGLEIRKAVLGEAYVNNALKNADSFNKPFQELVTEYCWGAVWGREELPHKTRSMLNLAMISILNRPHELKAHIKGALTNGVSRDEIREIFMQVSIYAGIPAGVDSFRIAREVFAELDKG comes from the coding sequence ATGGACCAAAAGACACACGACAAGGGACTGGAAATTCGCAAAGCCGTGCTCGGCGAGGCCTATGTCAACAATGCCCTGAAGAACGCCGACAGCTTCAACAAGCCGTTCCAGGAACTCGTCACCGAATATTGCTGGGGCGCGGTATGGGGCCGCGAGGAACTGCCGCACAAGACGCGCAGCATGCTCAACCTCGCCATGATCTCGATCCTGAACCGGCCGCACGAATTGAAGGCGCACATCAAGGGCGCGCTGACCAACGGCGTCAGCCGCGACGAGATCCGCGAGATCTTCATGCAGGTTTCGATCTATGCCGGCATCCCCGCCGGCGTCGACAGCTTTCGCATCGCGCGCGAAGTGTTTGCGGAATTGGACAAGGGTTAA
- a CDS encoding TIGR02302 family protein produces the protein MNGASPDPTKTTREPDAVARLKLTQALQRAQYAIAWERAWPGFARILSVIGLFLVASWAGLWLALPFLARAIGLGLFILLALAALFPLARFRWPSREEALSRLDRGTGIRHRPATALTDTLSNKDPIAQALWREQRERTLASIKRIRAGLPSPRLPIHDPWALRALVMVMLAAAYVAAGDERTLRIAAAFDWNGVLAPANVRVDAWVTPPVYTGKPPVILSAARDAASPDSGAPLPVPSGSTLLVRSSGGTIDVVVGGGVTEIAPGEQAPKGTNERHFKITGDGSAHVRAPSGQPLWRFAATPDRAPTISLAKDPERQARGSLQMSYKLEDDYGVTEARAQFVARPADAAKTSDAKTPDAKTPDAKEGKSKEADKAEPRPLFESPQFPLVLPNARTRNGVGQTVKDLSEDPYAGADVTLTLTAKDEAGNEGKSEPFNMRLPERLFTKPLARALIEQRRILALDANQNAQVYTALDALMIAPELFTPEAGHYLGLFSVKHQLEASRTDAALREVVASLWALAVAIEDGNITDVDKALRAAQEALKQALERGATDEEIKKLTDNLRAALDNFLRQLAEQFRNNPQQLARPLDPNTKMLSQQDLKSMLDRLERMSRSGDKDAAKQLLEQLQQMLENLQMAQPGQGDNEMEQALNELGDMIRKQQQLRDKTYKQGQDSRRDRMRGKQGDQSMGDLQQDQQGLRDRLKKLQEELAKRGMGPGQRGQQGQQGQRGEQGQGQQGQGQQGQGGDQGDGEDGLGQADSAMGDATGRLGDGNADGAVDSQGRALDALRKGAQSLAEAMQQGDGDQPGDGPGNPRGRQQGAANSTDPLGRPMRNNEFTDDYSVKIPGEIDVQRVRRILEELRRRLADPSRPQIELDYIERLLKDY, from the coding sequence TTGAACGGCGCTTCTCCCGACCCCACTAAAACCACCCGCGAGCCGGATGCTGTCGCGCGGCTCAAACTGACGCAGGCCCTGCAACGGGCTCAGTATGCGATTGCGTGGGAACGCGCCTGGCCGGGCTTCGCCCGGATTTTGAGCGTGATCGGACTGTTTCTGGTGGCGTCCTGGGCCGGTTTGTGGCTGGCGCTGCCATTCCTTGCACGTGCGATCGGCCTCGGCCTGTTCATCCTGCTGGCGCTGGCGGCGTTATTCCCGCTCGCGCGGTTTCGCTGGCCGAGCCGCGAAGAGGCGTTGAGCCGGCTCGACCGCGGCACCGGCATTCGCCACCGCCCGGCGACCGCGCTGACCGATACGCTCTCCAACAAGGACCCGATCGCGCAGGCGCTGTGGCGCGAGCAGCGCGAGCGCACGCTGGCCTCGATCAAGCGGATCCGCGCCGGGCTGCCTTCGCCGCGGCTTCCGATCCACGATCCCTGGGCGCTGCGCGCGCTGGTCATGGTGATGCTGGCGGCCGCCTATGTCGCCGCCGGCGACGAGCGCACGCTGCGAATTGCCGCGGCGTTCGACTGGAACGGGGTGCTGGCGCCGGCGAACGTCCGGGTCGATGCCTGGGTGACCCCGCCGGTCTATACCGGCAAGCCGCCGGTCATTCTGTCCGCCGCCAGGGATGCGGCTTCGCCCGATAGCGGAGCACCGTTGCCGGTGCCTTCAGGCAGCACGCTGCTGGTGCGTTCCAGCGGCGGCACCATCGATGTCGTGGTCGGCGGCGGCGTGACCGAGATCGCGCCGGGTGAACAGGCGCCGAAGGGCACCAACGAACGGCATTTCAAGATCACCGGCGACGGCAGTGCGCATGTCCGCGCGCCGTCCGGCCAGCCGCTGTGGCGCTTTGCGGCCACTCCCGACCGCGCGCCGACCATTTCGCTTGCCAAGGATCCGGAACGCCAGGCCCGCGGCTCGCTGCAGATGTCCTACAAGCTCGAGGACGATTACGGCGTCACCGAAGCGCGCGCGCAATTCGTCGCCCGCCCCGCCGATGCGGCCAAGACTTCTGATGCCAAGACCCCCGATGCCAAGACCCCCGATGCGAAGGAAGGCAAGAGCAAGGAGGCCGACAAGGCCGAGCCGCGGCCGCTGTTCGAGTCGCCGCAGTTTCCGCTGGTGCTGCCGAACGCGCGTACCCGCAACGGCGTCGGCCAGACGGTGAAGGATCTCAGCGAAGATCCCTATGCCGGCGCCGACGTGACGCTGACGCTCACGGCCAAGGACGAGGCCGGCAATGAAGGCAAGAGCGAGCCGTTCAATATGCGGCTGCCGGAGCGGCTGTTCACAAAGCCCCTGGCGCGTGCCTTGATCGAGCAGCGCCGCATCCTCGCCCTCGACGCCAACCAGAATGCGCAGGTCTATACTGCGCTCGATGCGCTGATGATCGCGCCGGAACTGTTCACGCCGGAGGCTGGGCATTATCTCGGCCTCTTCAGCGTTAAGCACCAACTCGAGGCGTCGCGCACCGATGCCGCGCTGCGCGAAGTCGTCGCCAGCCTGTGGGCGCTTGCCGTCGCCATCGAGGACGGCAACATCACCGACGTCGACAAGGCGCTGCGCGCGGCCCAGGAAGCGCTCAAGCAGGCGCTGGAGCGCGGCGCCACCGACGAGGAGATCAAGAAGCTCACCGACAATCTGCGCGCCGCGCTGGACAATTTCCTGCGCCAGCTCGCCGAGCAGTTCCGCAACAATCCGCAGCAATTGGCCCGCCCGCTCGATCCCAACACCAAGATGCTGAGCCAGCAGGATCTCAAGAGCATGCTCGACCGGCTGGAGCGGATGTCGCGGTCCGGCGACAAGGATGCCGCCAAACAGCTATTGGAACAGCTGCAGCAGATGCTGGAAAACCTGCAGATGGCGCAGCCAGGCCAGGGCGACAACGAGATGGAGCAGGCGCTGAACGAGCTCGGCGACATGATCCGCAAGCAGCAGCAATTGCGCGACAAGACCTACAAGCAGGGCCAGGATTCCAGGCGCGACCGCATGCGCGGCAAGCAGGGCGACCAGAGCATGGGCGATCTGCAGCAGGACCAGCAGGGCCTCCGCGATCGGCTGAAGAAATTGCAGGAAGAACTCGCCAAGCGCGGCATGGGACCGGGCCAGCGCGGCCAACAGGGCCAGCAGGGTCAGCGCGGCGAACAGGGGCAGGGCCAGCAGGGTCAAGGCCAGCAGGGTCAAGGCGGCGACCAGGGCGACGGTGAGGACGGGCTCGGCCAGGCCGATTCGGCGATGGGCGATGCCACCGGCCGGCTCGGCGATGGCAATGCCGATGGCGCGGTGGACTCGCAAGGCCGCGCGCTCGACGCGCTGCGCAAGGGTGCGCAGAGCCTGGCCGAGGCCATGCAGCAGGGTGACGGCGACCAGCCGGGCGACGGCCCCGGCAATCCAAGAGGCCGCCAGCAGGGCGCTGCCAACTCGACCGATCCGCTGGGCCGGCCGATGCGCAACAACGAATTCACCGACGATTATTCGGTGAAGATCCCCGGCGAGATCGACGTGCAGCGGGTGCGCCGGATCCTCGA